The following proteins come from a genomic window of Posidoniimonas polymericola:
- a CDS encoding sulfatase-like hydrolase/transferase: protein MLSHRVCLLAAFLLAGAAPIATAQGPARPNIVMVFIDDMGWGDLSCFGGQEADPPGPETENIDRLAEEGIRFTQFYVNSPICSPSRCALTTGQYPQRHNITSYLASRRENKRRGVADWLDPKAPTLARALQEAGYATGHFGKWHLGGQRDVGEAPLILRYGFGESLTNFEGLGPRVLPMCDPHNGKPPHPHALGSDNLGRGPIFWRDRAYVTEEFTKAAINFIRAAEHRGEPFYANVWPDDVHSPFFPPEALRGDGGKRKLYHGVLDAMDQQLGELFDYIRERPSLRDNTLILLCSDNGPEPGAGRAGPYRGVKGTLYEGGVRSPMIAWGPGVLAEGVRGAVNESSVFAAFDIAPSVLALAGVDSPMLEQFDGEPLPGVLRGESQESRSAPLFFRRPPDRNNFARFKDLPDLAVREGDWKLLCEYDGTAPELYDLGSDRGEGNNVASDYPEVTQRLTDAALEWNASMPTDRGPELE, encoded by the coding sequence ATGCTCAGTCACCGAGTCTGTCTCCTCGCCGCTTTCCTGCTCGCAGGTGCCGCCCCCATAGCGACGGCCCAGGGACCGGCGCGGCCCAACATCGTGATGGTGTTCATCGACGACATGGGCTGGGGCGACCTCTCGTGCTTCGGCGGCCAGGAGGCCGACCCTCCAGGACCGGAGACCGAGAACATCGACCGCCTGGCGGAAGAAGGAATCCGGTTCACGCAATTCTACGTCAACTCGCCGATCTGCTCGCCGAGCCGCTGCGCGCTGACCACCGGCCAGTACCCGCAGCGTCACAACATTACGTCCTACCTGGCCAGCCGCCGCGAGAACAAACGCCGCGGCGTGGCCGACTGGCTCGACCCCAAGGCGCCGACGCTCGCCCGGGCGCTGCAGGAGGCGGGCTACGCCACCGGCCACTTCGGCAAGTGGCACCTCGGCGGTCAGCGTGACGTCGGCGAGGCGCCGCTGATCCTCCGCTACGGATTCGGCGAGTCGCTCACCAACTTCGAGGGCCTCGGCCCCCGCGTGCTGCCGATGTGCGACCCGCACAACGGCAAGCCGCCGCACCCGCACGCGTTGGGTTCCGACAACCTGGGCCGCGGCCCGATCTTCTGGCGAGACCGCGCGTACGTCACCGAGGAGTTCACCAAGGCCGCGATCAACTTCATCCGCGCCGCCGAGCACCGCGGCGAGCCGTTCTACGCGAACGTCTGGCCGGACGACGTGCACTCGCCGTTCTTTCCGCCCGAGGCCCTCCGCGGCGACGGCGGCAAGCGCAAGCTGTACCACGGCGTGCTCGACGCGATGGACCAGCAGCTCGGCGAGCTGTTCGACTACATCCGCGAGCGGCCGAGCCTCCGCGACAACACGCTGATCCTGCTCTGCAGCGACAACGGCCCCGAGCCGGGCGCCGGCCGAGCCGGCCCCTACCGCGGCGTGAAAGGCACGCTGTACGAGGGGGGCGTCCGCTCGCCGATGATCGCCTGGGGCCCCGGCGTGCTCGCCGAGGGCGTCCGTGGCGCGGTCAACGAGAGCTCGGTCTTCGCCGCGTTCGACATCGCGCCGAGCGTGCTCGCGCTCGCCGGCGTCGACTCGCCGATGCTCGAGCAGTTCGACGGCGAGCCACTGCCGGGCGTGCTCCGCGGCGAGTCGCAGGAGTCCCGCAGCGCGCCGCTATTCTTCCGCCGCCCGCCCGACCGCAACAACTTCGCACGCTTCAAGGACCTGCCCGACCTGGCGGTCCGCGAGGGCGACTGGAAGCTGCTCTGCGAGTACGACGGCACGGCGCCCGAGCTGTACGACCTCGGCTCCGACCGCGGCGAGGGGAACAATGTCGCCAGCGACTACCCCGAGGTGACTCAGCGCCTAACCGACGCCGCCCTCGAGTGGAACGCGTCGATGCCGACCGACCGCGGGCCGGAGCTGGAGTAG
- a CDS encoding ankyrin repeat domain-containing protein, with protein MGNLPLQHAASIGDVSAVKSLIAAGHDINEQGEPLSKQELKSLGGLLSEASVKYAAEAIGRPYDNTPLMAAISEGHFEVANLLLDAGANVNLADSLRQTPLMLAIRWKHVELAERLIAAGADLDAKDAAGAPILTQAIDKHAWEIINRLLDAGSNPDPPAKTLSIPIIAAAIIDSAEALPLIASLLDLGAKPHNSLPLAKAIEHHDMPLVVRLVELGSPLTAALWSSDSLHVAAWHDNYQAARYLLRLGMGVSEVDGESGLLSLLVSKDQDQSEVVSMAEEFLAAGTRVDHRSREGQTALHSAVSYGKPYFVRWLLEHGANVNHCDGYRTPLDVALSQRDQHEDILARAKRDKTRFAEAFENSSSELNRISPIIEILEEFGARRADESMQSSGEGNPVLATPLAERRGLCDATFFKAHQVLIKADIDKVAAMLQKDRGFERVERDALSRGDDLPRPTADVLALVKLKGQPWVYATGRRPRGDSPMMKWSKKLRGPVLHAGEESVSGVVYYALYDRGECVEAFESDGQWFHGGVEIDPEVHDESDRMQGTSFSSLLRDEEQIDWSDYESEWEFLDRFLREQDAYLTFIQAIFPADGTPLEVHAYNPDEEATDAIERVDLAYYKPTEAEARAAKAIAEADKRGGVVDPLLEAIHENDLEAARAAIEAGVVLNDLPIQSNDSYLEISLKYAIINRSQSIVDMLIDRGADPNFGGRDRPLPALMSLPNRDSLHMQMVLKLLASGADVDSRTPPGNANPFIPSAQSALHKAAQNNWPHYAKLLLRHGADIELRDDYDRSPLDTARARLKQVKMDRLKDVPCFTHALDEQLAQEVVDLLQAAERGELDISTLPSDGELLAAEEQLQQQLRAD; from the coding sequence ATGGGCAACCTTCCACTGCAGCACGCAGCATCGATTGGGGATGTGTCAGCGGTCAAGTCGCTGATCGCCGCGGGGCACGACATCAATGAGCAGGGCGAACCGCTCTCCAAGCAGGAGCTGAAGTCGCTCGGGGGGCTGCTGAGCGAAGCAAGCGTCAAGTACGCCGCCGAGGCAATCGGCCGGCCGTACGATAATACGCCGCTGATGGCGGCGATTAGCGAGGGGCACTTCGAGGTCGCCAACCTGCTGCTCGACGCCGGCGCCAACGTCAACCTGGCCGACAGCCTGCGGCAGACGCCGCTGATGCTCGCGATCCGCTGGAAGCATGTCGAGCTCGCGGAGCGACTGATCGCCGCCGGCGCTGACCTGGACGCGAAGGACGCGGCCGGAGCTCCGATCCTGACTCAGGCAATCGATAAACATGCCTGGGAGATTATCAATCGACTGCTAGACGCCGGCTCCAATCCCGATCCGCCGGCCAAGACTCTCAGCATCCCAATTATTGCAGCAGCGATCATCGACTCCGCCGAGGCTTTACCGTTAATCGCGAGTCTCCTTGATCTAGGAGCCAAGCCCCACAACTCGCTGCCGCTCGCCAAGGCGATTGAGCACCACGACATGCCCCTGGTTGTTCGCCTGGTTGAGCTGGGGTCTCCGCTTACTGCCGCTCTTTGGAGCAGCGATTCGCTCCACGTAGCAGCATGGCATGACAACTACCAGGCTGCGCGCTATCTTCTCCGACTCGGAATGGGCGTTTCCGAAGTGGACGGGGAAAGCGGGCTGCTCTCGCTGCTTGTCTCAAAAGACCAGGATCAATCCGAAGTTGTCTCCATGGCGGAGGAGTTTCTTGCGGCCGGCACCAGAGTAGATCATCGAAGCCGCGAAGGCCAGACAGCACTGCATTCGGCGGTCAGCTACGGCAAGCCCTACTTTGTCCGGTGGTTGCTTGAGCACGGGGCAAACGTCAACCATTGCGATGGCTACCGCACGCCGCTGGATGTCGCGTTATCCCAACGCGATCAACATGAGGATATTCTAGCTAGAGCCAAACGCGACAAGACTCGGTTCGCCGAGGCATTCGAGAACTCCAGCTCTGAGCTCAATCGAATTTCGCCAATCATTGAGATACTAGAAGAGTTCGGCGCCCGCCGTGCGGACGAGTCGATGCAGTCCTCGGGCGAGGGCAACCCGGTGCTCGCCACCCCGCTGGCAGAACGACGCGGGCTGTGCGACGCCACGTTCTTCAAGGCCCACCAGGTGCTGATCAAGGCCGACATCGACAAGGTCGCCGCGATGCTGCAGAAGGACCGCGGCTTCGAGCGCGTCGAACGGGATGCTCTGTCCCGCGGCGACGATCTGCCGCGTCCAACGGCCGATGTGCTCGCACTGGTGAAGCTCAAGGGGCAGCCGTGGGTGTACGCGACGGGGCGCCGGCCGCGGGGCGACAGCCCGATGATGAAGTGGAGCAAGAAGCTCCGCGGGCCGGTGCTGCACGCGGGCGAGGAGAGCGTGTCCGGCGTGGTCTACTACGCGCTGTACGACCGCGGCGAGTGCGTCGAGGCGTTCGAATCGGACGGGCAGTGGTTCCACGGCGGCGTCGAGATCGACCCCGAGGTGCACGACGAGTCCGACCGGATGCAGGGCACGAGCTTCAGCTCGCTGCTGCGGGACGAGGAACAAATCGACTGGTCGGACTACGAATCGGAGTGGGAATTCCTCGACCGCTTCCTCCGCGAGCAGGACGCCTACCTGACATTCATCCAGGCCATCTTCCCCGCGGACGGAACCCCGCTGGAAGTGCACGCCTACAACCCCGACGAAGAGGCCACCGACGCCATCGAGCGGGTCGACCTCGCCTACTACAAGCCCACCGAGGCGGAAGCACGCGCGGCGAAGGCAATCGCGGAAGCCGACAAGCGTGGCGGCGTGGTGGACCCACTCCTGGAGGCCATCCATGAGAATGATCTTGAGGCGGCGAGGGCGGCAATAGAAGCAGGTGTCGTCTTGAACGATTTGCCGATTCAGAGCAACGACTCTTACCTCGAAATCTCGCTCAAGTACGCAATCATCAATCGCAGCCAATCGATTGTTGACATGCTGATCGACCGCGGCGCCGACCCGAACTTTGGCGGGCGTGATCGCCCTCTGCCCGCTCTGATGAGTTTGCCGAATCGCGACTCCTTGCACATGCAGATGGTGCTGAAGCTGCTGGCATCGGGGGCGGACGTCGACAGCAGGACTCCCCCAGGGAATGCCAACCCCTTCATTCCGTCCGCCCAATCCGCCCTGCACAAGGCGGCTCAGAACAATTGGCCCCACTATGCAAAGCTCTTGCTCAGACACGGCGCTGACATCGAGCTGCGGGACGACTACGACCGCAGCCCGCTCGACACGGCGAGGGCACGGCTCAAACAGGTCAAGATGGACCGCCTGAAAGATGTCCCCTGCTTCACGCATGCACTCGATGAGCAGCTCGCTCAGGAGGTGGTCGATCTACTCCAGGCGGCAGAACGGGGGGAGCTCGACATCAGCACCCTGCCAAGCGATGGAGAGTTGCTCGCCGCCGAGGAGCAGCTGCAGCAGCAACTCCGCGCCGACTGA
- a CDS encoding serine hydrolase domain-containing protein — MRVMVVLLLVLSSHEAVAQDFNRLTTLANATLAGIGVDEAVPGFEIQLMQDGQVLYHRAFGSWTLGQPAKVDSSTKTLSGALVMSLVDSGESGFSLDSRLADFLPSFDKPGYRDITVRQAFSHSSGLPAEDVGGAVLLAPNITLNQAANVIAQMPLEHGPPGSTFGYGGLSMQATGAAMEVAAGMPYIDLFDERIATPMQLAETRFYIASDANPRVAGGIESTAADFGRVMDMLLNDGVDRTTGQRILSVASAREMLTRQTSDAQPIAASPVENNRYGIGVWLDQLDRFGPPANAMAGGARGFHSWIDASEGLVFTFSTDTTRFANLHDMASRMHAAVLADLVPEPGAAVLLTLGFLSILQRWRFQSAV; from the coding sequence ATGAGGGTGATGGTAGTTCTGCTGCTCGTTCTGAGCAGCCACGAGGCGGTTGCGCAGGATTTCAATCGGCTGACGACGCTGGCAAACGCCACGCTGGCCGGCATTGGCGTCGACGAGGCCGTGCCCGGCTTCGAGATCCAATTGATGCAGGACGGCCAGGTGCTGTACCACCGGGCGTTCGGCTCCTGGACACTCGGCCAGCCAGCCAAGGTCGACAGCAGCACCAAGACGCTCAGCGGGGCGCTGGTGATGTCGCTGGTCGACAGCGGCGAGTCCGGCTTCTCGCTCGACAGCCGCCTGGCAGACTTCCTGCCGTCGTTCGACAAGCCCGGGTACCGCGACATCACCGTCCGCCAGGCGTTCTCGCACTCCTCGGGCCTGCCGGCCGAGGATGTCGGCGGCGCGGTGCTGCTGGCGCCGAACATCACACTCAACCAGGCGGCCAACGTCATCGCCCAGATGCCGCTGGAGCACGGCCCGCCCGGCTCGACCTTCGGCTACGGCGGCCTGTCGATGCAGGCGACCGGCGCCGCGATGGAGGTCGCCGCGGGCATGCCGTACATCGACCTGTTCGACGAGCGGATCGCGACCCCGATGCAGCTCGCCGAAACCCGGTTCTACATCGCCAGCGATGCAAACCCGCGTGTCGCCGGCGGCATCGAGTCAACCGCCGCCGACTTTGGCCGCGTGATGGACATGCTGCTCAACGACGGCGTCGATCGTACGACGGGGCAGCGGATCTTGTCGGTCGCGTCCGCCCGCGAGATGCTCACCCGACAGACCAGCGACGCGCAGCCGATCGCCGCCTCGCCGGTCGAGAACAACCGCTACGGCATCGGCGTGTGGCTCGACCAACTCGATCGGTTCGGGCCGCCGGCCAACGCAATGGCGGGCGGCGCCCGCGGCTTCCACAGCTGGATCGACGCTTCCGAGGGCCTGGTGTTCACCTTCTCGACCGACACCACCCGGTTCGCCAACCTGCACGACATGGCGTCGCGGATGCACGCGGCCGTGCTGGCCGACCTGGTCCCCGAGCCGGGGGCCGCGGTGCTGCTGACGCTCGGCTTCTTGTCGATTCTTCAGCGGTGGCGATTCCAATCGGCAGTGTAA
- a CDS encoding family 43 glycosylhydrolase, translating into MPRTHSLLALVLLALACTAAHAQDRSVIVHDPVIAKQGDTYYLFGTGRGITVQSSKDLQSWQNAPAVFREPPAWIKDYVPAFGGDLWAPDIFEHEGTYCLYYSASAFGRNTSAIGVATNTTLDAESPDYQWQDHGVVIRSVPGRDLWNAIDPSVAIDADGTPWMAFGSFWRGLKLVKLTPDLKSVVTGPREEWRTLAARPRDFAVDDRDAGDAANPELDYERLYTPEQLERNRTMQNGAIEAPFLFRKGDHWYLFASWDRCCRGVRSTYKVIVGRADNIRGPYVDRDGKLLSRGGGTLVAAGDGQNWAAAGHPSAYTFDGVDYLVMHAYDLQDRGRPKLRVRPITWQDGWPEIELGE; encoded by the coding sequence ATGCCACGCACTCATTCGCTCCTAGCGCTAGTCCTCCTCGCCCTCGCCTGCACCGCCGCGCACGCCCAAGACCGAAGCGTCATCGTGCACGACCCGGTGATCGCGAAGCAGGGCGACACCTACTACCTGTTCGGCACCGGCCGCGGCATCACGGTCCAGTCGTCAAAGGACTTGCAGTCGTGGCAGAACGCGCCCGCGGTGTTCCGAGAGCCCCCGGCCTGGATCAAGGACTACGTGCCCGCGTTCGGCGGCGACCTCTGGGCGCCCGACATCTTCGAGCACGAGGGGACCTACTGCCTGTACTACTCGGCGTCGGCGTTCGGGCGGAATACGTCGGCGATCGGCGTCGCCACGAACACGACGCTCGACGCCGAAAGCCCCGACTACCAGTGGCAGGACCATGGCGTGGTGATTCGCTCGGTCCCGGGGCGGGACCTGTGGAACGCCATCGACCCGAGCGTCGCCATCGACGCCGACGGCACGCCGTGGATGGCGTTCGGATCGTTCTGGCGCGGGCTGAAGCTGGTCAAGCTCACGCCCGACTTGAAGAGCGTCGTCACCGGGCCGCGCGAGGAGTGGCGCACCCTGGCCGCGCGGCCGCGCGACTTCGCCGTCGACGACCGCGACGCGGGCGACGCGGCGAACCCGGAGCTCGACTACGAACGGCTCTACACGCCCGAGCAGCTCGAGCGGAACCGCACGATGCAGAACGGCGCGATCGAGGCGCCCTTCCTGTTCCGCAAGGGCGACCACTGGTACCTGTTCGCCTCGTGGGACCGCTGCTGCCGCGGCGTCCGCAGCACGTACAAGGTGATTGTCGGCCGCGCGGACAACATCCGCGGACCGTACGTCGATCGCGACGGCAAGCTCCTCAGCCGGGGCGGCGGCACGCTGGTCGCCGCCGGCGACGGCCAAAACTGGGCCGCCGCGGGGCACCCCTCGGCCTACACGTTCGACGGCGTCGACTACCTCGTGATGCACGCCTACGACCTGCAGGACCGCGGCCGTCCCAAGCTCCGCGTGCGCCCCATCACGTGGCAGGACGGCTGGCCCGAGATCGAGCTGGGCGAGTGA
- a CDS encoding nitroreductase family protein, with the protein MAYRTNMMNNNAPAIVADVIRRRRTEKVLCEVDDHQPVPPEVAAAHKPTVLAAIETAGWAPFHFPRQQQGPRQQDGLAEPWRAHVVWPKDLRPLALFLRDELKLTSKEPSLVAGASALVLVTWLPEFHDPRAAERSGLDPEQQRIRDEEHLAAASAMVQNLLLLLTAHGMGTYWSSGGKLRGAEAFEYLGIPAGERLLAAVFVEYLEMMSDSKQRKPGALRDKRGSAWIREVKLA; encoded by the coding sequence ATGGCGTATCGGACCAACATGATGAACAACAACGCCCCCGCGATCGTGGCCGACGTAATCAGGCGTCGCAGAACCGAGAAGGTCCTGTGCGAAGTCGACGACCACCAGCCGGTCCCGCCAGAGGTCGCCGCGGCCCACAAGCCAACCGTGCTCGCGGCGATCGAAACCGCCGGCTGGGCGCCGTTCCACTTCCCTCGCCAGCAGCAGGGGCCTCGCCAGCAGGACGGGCTCGCCGAGCCGTGGCGGGCGCACGTGGTGTGGCCGAAGGACCTGAGGCCGCTTGCGCTGTTCCTGCGCGACGAGCTCAAACTCACGAGCAAGGAGCCAAGCCTGGTGGCCGGCGCCAGCGCGCTGGTCCTGGTCACCTGGTTGCCAGAGTTCCACGACCCGCGGGCGGCCGAGAGATCGGGCCTTGACCCCGAGCAGCAACGTATCCGCGACGAGGAGCACCTGGCGGCCGCGTCGGCAATGGTGCAAAACCTGCTCCTGCTGCTGACGGCCCACGGCATGGGCACCTACTGGTCGAGTGGCGGCAAGCTGCGCGGCGCCGAGGCGTTCGAGTACCTGGGCATCCCCGCCGGCGAGCGCCTGCTGGCCGCGGTGTTCGTCGAGTACCTCGAGATGATGTCCGACTCGAAGCAACGCAAGCCGGGCGCGCTGCGCGACAAGCGAGGTTCGGCATGGATCCGCGAGGTGAAGCTCGCGTAG
- a CDS encoding DEAD/DEAH box helicase → MTPPEPTHPAAPQVWSFDADQLLMTVGAGRFVGGDPISIAPPPVASVMVGAPRVRTSGCLLPEGEAFVAGRPTPELPARQSRDASLEKPRRSSKGSSKHTRIRPPRDIVKLSDRLQYLLQPPLESLLAAKSLRFPFHPFPYQLDGVAFLYPRQSAVLADEMGLGKTMQTITTIRLLAHSGQVRRVLLICPKPLITNWRREFALWAPELSVVTIEGATEKRRWAWDNSSAVVTMTNYETAVRDAQQIHESEAYDLVVTDEAQRIKNRSGATAGAVRGVPRKRSWALTGTPIENSLDDLVGIFEFVSPGKLRLGQSARQIGSAVGDSVLRRTKDQVMTDMPPKIVRDEYIDLTPEQWDAYQNAEQNGVLELEGMGQSITLRHVFELVLRLKQICNFDPATKSSSKLERLEAELEEVAASGRKAIVFSQWVETIDKIAERLERFSPAQYHGRVPHAKRDGVIDRFKNDPKCSVILMSYGAGSVGLNLQFSEYVFLFDRWWNPAVEDQAINRAHRIGAKGAVTVTRYIAMGTIEQRIDEILAQKRELFDSVFNDTSAPRSYGLSRDELLSLFHLQSPDGRIGKAA, encoded by the coding sequence GTGACGCCGCCTGAGCCCACTCACCCCGCGGCGCCGCAGGTCTGGAGCTTTGACGCCGATCAGCTGCTAATGACGGTCGGCGCTGGCCGGTTCGTCGGCGGCGACCCGATCTCGATCGCGCCGCCGCCGGTCGCCTCGGTGATGGTCGGCGCGCCACGGGTGCGCACCAGCGGCTGTCTGCTGCCGGAGGGGGAGGCGTTTGTAGCGGGGCGGCCGACTCCCGAGCTCCCCGCGCGGCAGAGCCGCGACGCTTCATTGGAGAAGCCACGCCGCTCATCAAAGGGTTCCTCGAAGCACACCCGCATCCGGCCGCCGCGCGATATCGTCAAGCTCTCCGACCGATTGCAGTACCTGCTGCAGCCGCCGCTCGAGTCGCTGCTGGCGGCCAAGAGCCTGCGGTTCCCGTTCCATCCATTCCCGTACCAGCTGGACGGCGTCGCGTTCTTGTACCCGCGGCAGTCGGCCGTGCTGGCCGATGAGATGGGCCTCGGCAAGACGATGCAGACCATCACCACCATCCGCCTCTTGGCGCACAGCGGCCAGGTGCGGCGGGTGCTGCTGATCTGCCCCAAGCCGCTGATCACCAACTGGCGCCGCGAGTTCGCCCTGTGGGCGCCCGAGCTGTCGGTCGTGACGATCGAGGGCGCCACCGAGAAACGCCGCTGGGCGTGGGACAACTCGTCGGCCGTGGTCACCATGACCAACTACGAGACCGCTGTCCGCGACGCCCAGCAGATCCACGAGTCCGAGGCCTACGACCTGGTCGTCACCGACGAGGCCCAGCGGATCAAGAACCGCTCGGGCGCGACCGCCGGCGCGGTCCGCGGCGTGCCCCGCAAGCGGAGCTGGGCGCTGACAGGCACTCCGATCGAGAACAGCCTGGACGACCTGGTCGGGATCTTCGAGTTCGTGTCGCCCGGCAAGCTGCGGCTGGGGCAGTCGGCGCGGCAGATCGGCTCGGCCGTGGGCGACAGCGTGCTGCGTCGCACCAAGGACCAGGTGATGACCGACATGCCCCCCAAGATCGTCCGCGACGAGTACATCGACCTCACGCCCGAGCAGTGGGACGCCTACCAGAACGCCGAGCAGAACGGCGTCTTGGAGCTGGAGGGCATGGGGCAGTCGATCACGCTGCGGCACGTGTTCGAGCTGGTGCTGCGGCTCAAGCAGATCTGCAACTTCGACCCGGCCACCAAGAGCAGCAGCAAGCTCGAGCGACTGGAGGCCGAGCTCGAGGAGGTCGCCGCCAGCGGCCGCAAGGCGATCGTGTTCAGCCAGTGGGTCGAGACCATCGACAAGATCGCCGAGCGGCTCGAGCGGTTCTCGCCCGCCCAGTACCACGGCCGCGTGCCGCACGCCAAGCGGGACGGCGTGATCGACCGCTTCAAGAATGATCCGAAGTGCTCGGTGATCCTGATGAGCTACGGCGCCGGCAGCGTCGGGCTCAACCTGCAGTTCTCCGAGTACGTGTTCCTGTTCGACCGCTGGTGGAACCCGGCGGTCGAGGACCAGGCGATCAACCGCGCGCACCGCATCGGCGCCAAGGGCGCGGTCACCGTCACCCGCTACATCGCGATGGGCACGATCGAGCAGCGCATCGACGAGATCCTCGCCCAGAAGCGGGAGCTGTTCGACAGCGTCTTCAACGACACCTCCGCCCCCCGCAGCTACGGCCTGTCCCGCGACGAGCTGCTGTCGCTGTTCCACCTGCAGTCGCCCGACGGGCGGATCGGCAAGGCGGCGTAG